Within the Ensifer canadensis genome, the region CGCCAGCACCATGCCGATCGCCACGCCCTCGCCATGCACCAGGCGGGCGCTGTCGTATTCGGTGGCGGCTTCCAGCGCGTGGCCGAAGGTGTGGCCGAGGTTGAGCAGTGCACGCAAACCGTTCTCGCGCTCGTCCGCCGCCACGACATCGGCCTTGGCCTGGCAGCTCACTGCGATTGCCTCGATGCGCGCAGCCCCGCCGGAAAACACCGCCTGCCAGTTTTTCTCCAGCCAGGCGAAGAAGTCCGGCTTGTCGATCAGCCCGTATTTCGCAACCTCGGCATAGCCGGCGCGGAATTCGCGCGGGCTCAGCGTGTCGAGCACATCCGTGTCGGCAAGCACCAGATCCGGCTGGTGGAAAACGCCGATCAGGTTCTTGCCGTGCGGCGAATTGATACCGGTCTTGCCGCCGACCGAGGAATCGACCTGCGCCAGCAGCGATGTCGGGATCTGGATGAAGCGCGAGCCGCGACGCACGATACCGGCCGCAAAGCCGGTCAGGTCGCCGATGACACCGCCGCCAAGCGCGATCACCGCGTCGTTGCGCTCGATCCGTGCACCGAGTATGGCTTCGCAGGCGGGAATGAGATGCTCGAAACTCTTGGTCTTTTCGCCCGCCGGCAACACCAGCGACACGGCTTCGATGTCTCTCTGCTTCAGGCTCGCCATCAGCGGTTCGAGATAGCGCGGACCGACGTTTTCGTCGGTGATGACGGCCACCTTGCGCCCCTTGAGGCGCGAGGCGATCTCGTTGCCGGCAGCAGCGATCAGCCCCGGACCGATCAGAATGTCATAGGAACGATCACCGAGATCGACGCGAACCTTGCGCTCGGCAGCAGGCATCACATGGCTATTCATCATTTGGCACTTTCCGGAAATCTATGACGGCGGTGAGAACGTCCTCCACCATCGTCTCCTTGCTCACATCGCGCGACATCACCGTCAGATCGGCTTCGGCGTAGATCGGGTAGCGGGCGCGCATCAGGTTTTCGAGCGTCTGCTTGGGGTTCTCGGTCTTCAACAGAGGACGTGTGTCGCGCTTGTTGACCCGCTCCCAGAGCACGTCCAATTCGGCATTGAGCCAGATCGTCAAGCCGCCGCGCTTGATCTGGCGGCGCGATCGCTCGTTGATATAGGCGCCGCCGCCGGTGGAAACGACACGGGGGCCGGTGCGCAGCAGGCGTTTCAACACACGTGCTTCCAGCGCCCGAAATTCGTCCTCGCCGTAGCGGGCAAAGAGATCGCTGATCGTCATGCGCGAGACGCGCTCGATCTCGTGGTCGGAATCGACGAAGGGAATGCCGAGCGCCTGCGCCGCCAACCGGCCGATCGCGGATTTTCCGGCGCCCATCAGGCCGATGAAAACGAGATTGCGTTTACCGAGCGCAAGCTTCGCCCGTTCGGCAAGCGTCGCGGAAACCGGTTCGATCACGTCGTTCATTGGACTTCTTATTCCCCATTCCCTTCCGGTATCGACAAATCGGGGTGGAGCGTCAAGCCGTCGCGCGCGTCCGTGCATGCTTCTTGAACTTGGCGAAAGGGGCGTTCATATAGATCGGGCATCTACCAAAGTGCGGCGCGTCCGGTCCAGCGCGCACACGGTTGCCCCAGCACATTCAACGGCTGCATGATTTTATCCTTAAATTCGTTCCGGTTTAAGGGATCCTGCGGAGGAAACTGAAATGCCCACCCTCTTCCGGTTCCTGTTCTTCTGCGGCGTCATCGCCGGGCTGATCTACGGCACGATGATCGCGCTCGTCACCTTCGTCGAGCCGGTCGAGCGCAACGTGACCGTGAAGATCCCATCCGAACGGGTCAACAAGACACAATGAGCGATCTTTCCGCGGCACACGTCGAGGCCTTCCTCGAAATGATGAGCGCCGAACGCGGCGCCGCCGTCAATACGCTGCAATCCTACGAGCGCGATCTGGAAGACGCCTTGTCCCACATGCGCGGCCGCGGAACGGGGCTGACGAGTGCGGCGACCGACGATCTCCGGCATTATCTCGCCCATCTGGCGGGCCAAGGCTTCAAGCCGTCCTCGCAGGCGCGCAGGCTGTCGGCGCTCAGGCAGTTCTACAAATTCCTCTATGCAGAAGGCCTGCGCACCGACGACCCGACAGGCATACTCGATGCGCCCAAAAAGGGTAGAAGCCTGCCGAAGACGCTGAGCATCGACGACGTGTCACGACTGATCGGCCGGGCCGAGACCGAAGCCGAGGCGACGGCAGGCGGACCGGAGCGGCTTTCCAAGCTGCGCATGCACGCTTTGATGGAGCTTCTTTATGCCACCGGCATGCGTGTCAGCGAACTGGTGTCGCTGCCCGCAAGCGTGCTCGCCCAGAACGGGCGCTTTCTCGTCGTCCGTGGCAAGGGCAACAAGGAGCGGCTGGTGCCGCTCTCCCAGGCCGCGATCCGCGCGATGCGTCTTTATGGGGCAGCCCTCGAAGAAGAAACGGCAAAAGCCGACAGGGGCGAGCGCGAAAGCCCGTGGCTGTTTCCGTCAACGGCAAAGGCAGGTTTTCTCCCCCGCCAGGTCTTTGCCCGCGACCTGAAATCACTGGCGGCGCGTGCCGGCATCCGCGTGGCGACGATCTCGCCGCATGTGCTGCGTCATGCCTTCGCCAGCCACCTGCTTGCCAACGGCGCCGACCTTCGTGCCGTCCAGGAACTGTTGGGTCACTCGGACATTTCGACGACACAAATCTATACACATGTTCTGGAAGAACGGCTGCACGACCTCGTGCAAAACCATCACCCTCTTGCCAAACAGGCGAAAAAACAGGATTAGGACCGCCGGGCAGGCTGGTTTCGGCCGGCAGATCCTTGTGGCAAAACGATCGGAAACGCATCTCATGCACAACTATCTCGATTTCGAAAAACCTATCTCCGACCTCGAAGGCAAGATTCTCGAACTGAAGAAGCTCGCTGGCGAAGA harbors:
- the aroB gene encoding 3-dehydroquinate synthase, which encodes MNSHVMPAAERKVRVDLGDRSYDILIGPGLIAAAGNEIASRLKGRKVAVITDENVGPRYLEPLMASLKQRDIEAVSLVLPAGEKTKSFEHLIPACEAILGARIERNDAVIALGGGVIGDLTGFAAGIVRRGSRFIQIPTSLLAQVDSSVGGKTGINSPHGKNLIGVFHQPDLVLADTDVLDTLSPREFRAGYAEVAKYGLIDKPDFFAWLEKNWQAVFSGGAARIEAIAVSCQAKADVVAADERENGLRALLNLGHTFGHALEAATEYDSARLVHGEGVAIGMVLAHQFSTRMNLASADDASRVETHLRAVGLPTRMTEIPGSLPPAEKLMDAIAQDKKVKGGKLTFILTRGIGQSFVADDVPASEVLSFLREKHPQ
- a CDS encoding shikimate kinase, giving the protein MNDVIEPVSATLAERAKLALGKRNLVFIGLMGAGKSAIGRLAAQALGIPFVDSDHEIERVSRMTISDLFARYGEDEFRALEARVLKRLLRTGPRVVSTGGGAYINERSRRQIKRGGLTIWLNAELDVLWERVNKRDTRPLLKTENPKQTLENLMRARYPIYAEADLTVMSRDVSKETMVEDVLTAVIDFRKVPNDE
- the xerD gene encoding site-specific tyrosine recombinase XerD, with protein sequence MSDLSAAHVEAFLEMMSAERGAAVNTLQSYERDLEDALSHMRGRGTGLTSAATDDLRHYLAHLAGQGFKPSSQARRLSALRQFYKFLYAEGLRTDDPTGILDAPKKGRSLPKTLSIDDVSRLIGRAETEAEATAGGPERLSKLRMHALMELLYATGMRVSELVSLPASVLAQNGRFLVVRGKGNKERLVPLSQAAIRAMRLYGAALEEETAKADRGERESPWLFPSTAKAGFLPRQVFARDLKSLAARAGIRVATISPHVLRHAFASHLLANGADLRAVQELLGHSDISTTQIYTHVLEERLHDLVQNHHPLAKQAKKQD